From the genome of bacterium, one region includes:
- a CDS encoding S8 family serine peptidase yields the protein MRTKRMNVLRMTLLRRLGMTLSLACWSLAAPWVLAGPVAPGELFLVVLRTDSASIPSLRAQSGRGLSVRSTHKLALDAARDYAAQSQPKLLSRLADLEATGKLNIERRFWVANVIAVRCRADLLPLLESWPEVLRVVPNGMIATLPSVEPIREDQGRDPLDDIGASAALTEIRAPEAWALGLTGVGVLLANFDSGVNGSHPGLSPRWRGNQGYPAAQCWFDLVEPITQTPGDNDGHGTLTMGLQCGMFNGDTVGVAWNAQFISAAVAEGGLTLMNALEAFEWVIDPDGNPATFEDMPRVLSNSWGSSGGQDLCNSVLLPALDLCEAAGMAIVWSAGNEGPASGTLRSPAVRADNPVSGFAVGGWDGTLDSVWISSSRGPTPCTADSILRIKPELVAPSRDVRSTYLGTGFATSSGTSFSAPLAAGTLALMIEANPLLPPDSLLELLMLTAVDVAEPGLDNNSGYGRVDALMACQAALTGLGWVRGSVRDPFGAPLAASLQLVDHPHRTQTDALGEFALAHPAWTPITLQVVATGYQPQTIVTSVSPQGTTYLDLVLQPTQQGILTGNVIDCRGLPANGAFVSLLGEMISPTLTDANGRFLLTLNPGTYVVACSSATCDQTTIPDVQIIAGAITDIEIILPLNPAFLCSDADPFGYYMCDNNDPGGPTTTYLSVDPALGGRGVIHNLADDGTTSLALPFPVRFYGTDYQRLYVNTNGILSFLRSATAFNNLALPYNLTPALFPFWDDLSDNLGGNILSDYDPAQGTYTVEWANVPYYVNVPPPLDSLSFQVVFYDPAVRPSTSGNSVIEFRYGNVPLNSGATIGIDRAAGGGFVRYGYNGQWETHAVPVGQNVTVRVADDAPQAGVPSLSIEPGYLDLALAPGQSLDTVIFVRNLGSAPLAYSAHTSPPASQHVIYPLIEPTPLDWPKGMGPARVEGHDAPLLNWTPDTNGYAWGNSRTDTSIHYSFFDISGIGNNLELTRDDTISLPRPLPFAFPLYDRVFTTYGACTNGFLSFWSQARNYVNDPLALARDPYFTLAPFWTDLYPASGGQVWEYYDFTNDRFIVQWNDIVPYGFLPWETLTFQSVLYRNGNVDFVYEHMYAHAQLRTVGIKGGFPDDFLQLSYNGLLVDSLMTLRIVRADTAAASLQILAGHQGVVAPSATAAVELRITNNSAEQGLLQLPFYLESSAPDGGGVELQVSMQAGIPFDPQTVLRFTNDELKFYWRRHPSDSYALWNALPGDTLFTPVIPALSDTHVTITLPTDAVRFFVVTLAGAPAPVYQTGIAGQPNSKILATPLR from the coding sequence ATGCGAACGAAAAGGATGAATGTGTTGCGGATGACGCTGTTGCGACGACTCGGGATGACACTCTCCCTGGCCTGCTGGTCTCTTGCCGCGCCGTGGGTGCTCGCGGGGCCGGTGGCTCCGGGCGAGCTGTTCCTGGTCGTGCTGCGGACCGATTCCGCTTCGATTCCCAGCCTCCGCGCCCAGTCCGGGCGCGGCCTCTCCGTCCGCAGCACCCATAAGTTGGCCCTCGATGCCGCTCGGGACTATGCCGCCCAATCGCAACCTAAGTTGCTGTCCCGCCTGGCAGATCTCGAAGCGACCGGCAAGCTCAATATCGAGCGTCGTTTCTGGGTCGCTAATGTTATCGCCGTTCGCTGCAGGGCGGACCTTTTGCCGTTGCTCGAATCTTGGCCCGAGGTGCTGCGCGTCGTCCCCAACGGCATGATCGCCACTCTGCCCTCCGTCGAGCCGATCCGAGAAGACCAAGGCCGCGATCCCTTGGATGATATCGGCGCGTCTGCCGCCCTTACCGAAATCCGGGCGCCCGAGGCCTGGGCACTTGGACTTACGGGCGTGGGTGTGTTATTGGCCAATTTTGACTCCGGTGTCAACGGGTCCCATCCCGGCCTGTCGCCCCGCTGGCGCGGCAATCAAGGCTACCCAGCCGCGCAATGCTGGTTTGACCTGGTCGAACCGATAACCCAAACCCCCGGCGACAACGACGGGCACGGAACACTCACGATGGGGCTCCAGTGCGGCATGTTCAACGGGGACACCGTCGGAGTCGCGTGGAACGCCCAATTCATCTCTGCGGCAGTCGCTGAAGGCGGACTGACCTTGATGAACGCCCTTGAGGCGTTCGAATGGGTCATAGATCCCGATGGCAACCCAGCGACCTTCGAGGACATGCCCCGCGTGCTCTCGAATTCGTGGGGATCGAGCGGTGGCCAAGACCTCTGCAACTCCGTGTTGCTTCCGGCCCTCGACCTGTGCGAGGCCGCAGGCATGGCCATCGTCTGGTCGGCCGGCAACGAAGGCCCGGCGTCAGGCACGCTGCGCAGCCCAGCCGTCCGAGCCGATAATCCCGTCTCGGGGTTCGCGGTTGGAGGATGGGACGGCACACTGGACTCGGTGTGGATTTCATCGAGCCGTGGGCCGACGCCGTGCACTGCAGATTCTATCTTACGCATCAAACCCGAACTGGTTGCGCCATCCCGCGACGTTCGGTCTACCTACCTTGGAACTGGTTTCGCGACCAGTAGCGGCACCTCCTTTTCCGCGCCGCTCGCCGCTGGAACATTGGCCCTGATGATCGAGGCCAATCCGCTCTTGCCGCCGGACTCGCTGCTGGAACTCCTGATGCTAACGGCGGTGGACGTCGCCGAGCCGGGACTCGATAACAACTCCGGCTACGGTCGGGTAGATGCCCTCATGGCCTGCCAGGCCGCATTGACTGGATTAGGCTGGGTGCGGGGTTCCGTTCGCGATCCCTTTGGAGCGCCCCTCGCCGCAAGCCTCCAGCTCGTGGATCATCCGCACCGTACTCAAACCGATGCGCTGGGCGAATTTGCGCTCGCCCATCCGGCCTGGACGCCGATTACCCTGCAAGTCGTTGCCACCGGCTATCAGCCGCAGACGATCGTGACCTCAGTCTCGCCGCAGGGAACAACCTACCTTGACCTCGTTCTCCAGCCAACCCAGCAGGGAATTCTCACCGGCAATGTCATTGACTGCCGCGGACTGCCCGCCAACGGGGCCTTTGTCTCGCTCCTTGGGGAGATGATCTCCCCGACGTTGACCGATGCCAACGGACGTTTCCTGCTGACGCTTAATCCCGGCACGTATGTCGTGGCCTGCTCGAGTGCGACGTGTGACCAAACCACAATCCCCGACGTGCAGATCATAGCCGGCGCGATCACTGATATCGAGATCATTTTGCCGCTCAATCCGGCTTTTCTGTGCTCGGATGCCGATCCGTTCGGTTACTACATGTGCGATAACAATGATCCCGGCGGTCCTACCACGACCTACTTGTCCGTAGATCCCGCACTCGGCGGTCGCGGCGTAATTCACAATCTGGCCGACGATGGCACCACTTCCTTGGCGCTCCCGTTCCCAGTGCGCTTCTACGGCACAGATTATCAGCGGCTCTATGTCAATACCAACGGTATTCTGAGCTTCTTGCGCTCCGCTACCGCGTTTAACAATCTGGCCCTGCCCTATAATCTCACGCCCGCGCTCTTCCCCTTCTGGGATGACCTTAGCGATAACCTCGGCGGCAATATTCTGTCCGACTATGATCCCGCCCAAGGGACCTACACTGTCGAGTGGGCCAATGTCCCTTATTACGTTAACGTTCCGCCCCCGCTCGACAGCCTGAGTTTTCAAGTCGTCTTCTACGACCCCGCGGTTCGCCCCTCCACCAGCGGAAACTCCGTGATTGAGTTCCGCTACGGAAACGTGCCGCTCAATAGCGGCGCAACGATTGGCATTGACCGCGCCGCGGGCGGCGGTTTTGTGCGCTATGGTTACAACGGCCAATGGGAGACGCACGCGGTACCCGTCGGCCAGAACGTCACCGTGCGCGTGGCGGATGATGCACCACAAGCCGGCGTCCCGTCGCTGTCCATCGAGCCCGGCTATCTCGACCTTGCGCTCGCTCCCGGTCAGTCGCTGGATACCGTCATCTTCGTGCGCAATCTCGGCAGCGCTCCGCTCGCCTATTCGGCGCATACGTCGCCGCCCGCCTCACAACACGTTATCTATCCGTTGATTGAGCCAACGCCCCTCGACTGGCCGAAGGGCATGGGCCCTGCCCGAGTCGAAGGTCACGATGCGCCGCTGCTCAACTGGACGCCCGATACCAACGGCTATGCGTGGGGCAACTCGCGCACCGATACTTCGATTCACTACAGTTTCTTTGACATCAGCGGAATCGGCAACAATCTCGAGTTGACTCGCGATGATACGATCTCATTGCCCCGTCCGCTGCCGTTCGCGTTTCCACTCTACGATCGTGTGTTCACGACCTACGGTGCCTGCACAAACGGCTTTCTCAGCTTCTGGTCCCAGGCGCGCAACTACGTCAACGATCCACTCGCACTGGCGCGCGATCCCTATTTTACTCTTGCGCCATTCTGGACAGACCTCTATCCTGCGTCCGGCGGTCAGGTTTGGGAGTACTATGATTTCACCAATGACCGCTTCATCGTGCAGTGGAATGACATCGTACCCTACGGCTTCCTGCCGTGGGAGACGCTGACCTTTCAGTCCGTCCTGTATCGCAACGGAAACGTGGACTTCGTCTACGAGCACATGTACGCGCATGCGCAACTGAGAACTGTCGGTATAAAAGGCGGATTTCCCGACGATTTTCTGCAACTGTCTTACAACGGTCTACTGGTGGACAGCCTGATGACCTTGCGCATCGTACGCGCTGACACCGCCGCCGCGTCGCTGCAAATTCTCGCGGGACATCAAGGCGTGGTTGCGCCCTCGGCAACTGCAGCCGTCGAACTGCGCATTACCAACAACTCCGCCGAGCAAGGTCTGCTGCAACTGCCGTTCTATCTTGAGTCTTCGGCGCCCGACGGCGGTGGCGTCGAATTGCAGGTTTCCATGCAAGCCGGGATTCCGTTTGATCCGCAAACTGTCTTGCGGTTTACAAACGACGAACTCAAATTCTATTGGCGGCGGCATCCCTCCGACAGCTATGCTCTGTGGAATGCCCTGCCCGGCGACACCCTGTTTACACCTGTAATCCCGGCGCTTTCAGACACTCACGTCACAATCACGCTGCCGACCGATGCCGTGCGCTTTTTCGTTGTCACCCTCGCCGGTGCTCCCGCGCCCGTCTACCAAACCGGAATCGCCGGACAGCCCAACTCAAAGATTCTCGCCACACCCTTGCGCTGA
- a CDS encoding choice-of-anchor J domain-containing protein gives MYALFVAFLFCALASVSLADVVHHSLLRVYGKTEAHEKALLRDDRFDVLPPDDQPGQLIAALPEDFARLSADDYHWDLIHQDLEEYYARRARDGGALDLMGGFKTHSEILAAMDTIHANHPGITTARFVVGTTIEGRDIHAIKISDNPDVDENEIELLYNSLIHAREPGAMEVLFLFMETLTEQYGVDAAVTDLVDNREFYFIPCMNVDGYLYNQQTNPNGGGMWRKNRRSNADGSVGVDLNRNWGYNWGYDNNGSSPTPSSLTYRGTGPFSEPETASIRDFINSREFIVAMNYHTYSNLILYPWGVSSWQGGFTPEDGTFQLMADSMQFLIEQVNGATYTIGPPWQILYDVNGDCNDWCYGEQTSKGRIFSFTTEVGGDFDGFWPEPNRIQPLAEENLPANFFVARYAQFLVPPDFQVRRVTQWQTEQNGNGDGTVDPGEQVALEIYLRNTGFQDLTGITGTFTTTTPNVSVIAGTASWGSLAHQDSAANSSALVLAVGAGFNAPGAVVGNLHVTSTEGLDTNFAITAVVGRPVFFDNLEGGGAGWTHTGDQDQWHVSARRAESPTHSWYCGLEAAGQYSSNQNAVLISPPILLGNNSVLTFSHFYQLESGADFGFVEIDAGNGAQMVAGPYSGATGTWQTVSVPLSQFAAGSTIHVRFRQTSDGSLVQEGWYLDDIFIGPSPEIAIEPTAIAADVDTFGTSNEPLTVSNNGGSDLVYSVVFQQPQDSTDRGGPDAAGYIWQDSQDECPPVYSWLPISTLGTQLTWLDGEGDQTRGPFTLPFSFPFYGQMYSQMFVSGNGWISFTDEFNELAINERLPSVNAAAAAIFAWWDDLKPQLAGTNVRYWDNGSDSAAVHFENVRAGTTPNQGTYNFQILLTARGEARVMYGNMGTIRLASATVGIQNPDKNIGLTVLHNQTGVANFEARRFALGPRWVSVLPLNGVIAPGERDTLFLSLLGRELCGDPSSATLLIRSNDVNTPELTVPITATPAAALAAPTAFTVYPDGNDLVFQWNAVPGASRYYVEYLFEMGGLPTIVGMPTTNSFTHVNALNLSTGFYQVRALP, from the coding sequence ATGTACGCCCTGTTTGTTGCTTTCTTGTTCTGTGCTTTGGCTTCGGTATCTCTCGCCGATGTCGTGCATCATTCTCTGCTTCGGGTCTACGGCAAAACCGAGGCCCACGAGAAGGCCTTGCTCCGCGACGACCGCTTCGACGTGCTGCCGCCCGATGATCAACCGGGCCAACTCATCGCTGCGCTTCCCGAAGATTTTGCCCGCCTGAGCGCCGACGACTACCACTGGGACCTTATCCACCAGGACCTTGAAGAATACTACGCGCGCCGCGCCCGCGATGGCGGTGCGCTTGACCTGATGGGCGGTTTCAAAACACACAGTGAAATCCTCGCCGCGATGGATACGATCCACGCCAATCATCCCGGAATTACCACGGCGCGCTTCGTCGTCGGCACCACTATCGAGGGCCGCGACATCCACGCCATCAAAATCAGTGATAACCCCGATGTGGATGAAAACGAGATTGAGCTGCTCTATAACTCGCTGATTCATGCCCGTGAGCCCGGGGCCATGGAAGTGCTTTTTCTTTTCATGGAAACGCTGACTGAACAGTACGGTGTGGACGCCGCAGTCACCGATCTGGTGGATAACCGTGAGTTCTACTTCATCCCGTGCATGAACGTGGACGGCTATCTCTACAACCAACAGACCAATCCTAACGGCGGCGGCATGTGGCGTAAGAATCGCCGCAGCAACGCCGACGGCAGCGTGGGCGTGGACCTCAATCGTAATTGGGGCTACAATTGGGGATACGACAACAACGGCTCGTCACCCACACCTTCGTCGCTGACCTACCGCGGCACCGGCCCGTTTTCCGAACCCGAGACGGCGAGTATCCGCGACTTCATTAATTCACGCGAGTTCATCGTCGCGATGAACTATCATACGTACTCGAACCTCATTCTCTATCCGTGGGGAGTGTCGTCATGGCAGGGCGGTTTCACGCCAGAGGACGGCACCTTCCAGCTGATGGCGGATTCAATGCAATTCCTGATCGAACAGGTCAATGGCGCCACCTATACGATCGGTCCGCCGTGGCAAATCCTCTACGATGTCAACGGCGATTGCAACGATTGGTGCTACGGCGAGCAAACAAGCAAAGGCCGTATCTTCAGTTTTACAACCGAAGTCGGCGGTGATTTCGACGGCTTCTGGCCCGAGCCGAATCGCATTCAACCGCTCGCCGAAGAAAATCTCCCCGCGAATTTCTTCGTTGCGCGCTACGCGCAGTTCCTTGTCCCGCCGGATTTTCAAGTTCGCCGCGTGACCCAATGGCAAACAGAACAGAATGGAAATGGCGACGGCACGGTGGATCCCGGTGAACAGGTTGCGCTGGAAATCTATCTGCGCAACACGGGCTTTCAAGACCTCACTGGAATAACGGGTACGTTCACTACGACTACACCAAACGTGTCCGTCATCGCGGGAACGGCGTCATGGGGGAGTTTGGCGCATCAAGACTCCGCCGCCAACAGTTCGGCGCTGGTCCTCGCCGTCGGCGCGGGCTTCAACGCACCCGGAGCAGTCGTGGGCAATCTGCATGTCACGTCCACCGAAGGGCTCGACACTAATTTCGCGATCACAGCCGTCGTTGGCAGACCGGTGTTCTTCGACAATCTGGAAGGTGGTGGTGCGGGTTGGACGCATACGGGTGATCAGGACCAGTGGCATGTCTCTGCACGTCGCGCGGAGTCGCCCACACACTCGTGGTATTGCGGCCTTGAGGCTGCCGGGCAGTATAGCTCGAACCAAAACGCCGTGCTGATTTCACCACCGATCCTGCTCGGTAATAACTCAGTCTTAACTTTCTCGCACTTCTATCAACTCGAATCCGGCGCGGACTTCGGATTTGTAGAAATTGATGCGGGAAATGGCGCACAAATGGTCGCAGGTCCCTATTCTGGTGCTACCGGAACGTGGCAGACGGTTAGCGTGCCGCTTTCGCAGTTCGCGGCAGGCAGTACCATTCATGTGCGCTTCCGCCAGACCAGTGACGGTTCCCTGGTTCAAGAAGGCTGGTACCTGGATGACATCTTCATCGGTCCGTCGCCTGAAATTGCCATTGAACCTACGGCCATCGCCGCTGACGTTGATACGTTCGGCACGTCCAATGAACCGCTCACCGTCTCAAACAACGGTGGTTCCGACCTTGTCTACTCGGTGGTCTTCCAGCAGCCGCAAGACAGCACAGATCGCGGCGGACCGGATGCCGCCGGCTACATCTGGCAGGATTCGCAGGACGAATGTCCGCCTGTCTATTCGTGGCTGCCCATCAGTACCCTCGGCACCCAGCTAACGTGGCTGGATGGCGAAGGGGACCAAACGCGCGGACCGTTCACGCTGCCGTTCAGTTTCCCGTTCTACGGCCAAATGTACTCGCAGATGTTTGTAAGCGGCAACGGCTGGATCAGCTTCACCGATGAGTTCAATGAACTTGCCATCAATGAACGGCTGCCATCCGTTAATGCCGCGGCTGCCGCCATCTTCGCATGGTGGGACGATCTCAAACCCCAACTCGCCGGAACAAACGTCCGCTATTGGGACAACGGCAGCGATTCCGCAGCCGTGCACTTCGAAAACGTCCGCGCTGGAACTACGCCTAATCAGGGAACGTACAACTTCCAAATCCTGTTGACCGCGCGTGGAGAAGCCCGCGTCATGTACGGAAACATGGGTACGATCCGGTTGGCCAGTGCCACGGTAGGCATTCAAAATCCGGATAAGAACATTGGTCTCACGGTGCTCCACAATCAAACCGGCGTGGCGAATTTCGAGGCCCGCCGCTTTGCGCTTGGACCGCGCTGGGTTTCCGTATTGCCGCTGAATGGTGTGATTGCCCCGGGCGAACGGGACACGCTGTTCCTGAGTCTTCTGGGCCGCGAGCTATGCGGCGATCCCAGCTCCGCAACATTGTTGATTCGATCTAATGACGTCAACACACCGGAGCTCACCGTGCCGATCACCGCCACTCCCGCCGCGGCATTGGCGGCGCCGACCGCCTTTACGGTCTACCCGGACGGCAACGACCTCGTCTTTCAATGGAACGCCGTCCCCGGTGCTTCGCGCTATTATGTCGAGTACCTTTTCGAGATGGGCGGATTGCCAACAATTGTCGGTATGCCGACTACTAATTCGTTCACGCACGTGAATGCTCTGAATCTCAGCACGGGCTTCTACCAAGTTCGCGCGTTGCCGTAA